Genomic DNA from Solanum pennellii chromosome 3, SPENNV200:
TGGCAATAGAAATAACTTTAAGAAAGTTCGAGTGATTGATCCGTCCCTCGATATTTATGAATTGGAATTAAGGAGATGGGAGATGAAAGCGAGCGCAATTTATGCGTTGAATGGAAAGTGGACTAAAATGCGTGTTcgtaataaaatcaaaaaaggCAATAGGATTCAAATCTGGGCTGTTCGAATGGATGACGAcgaattaattattgttattatgaaGCTTTCTCCCGATGAAGAAAACGAAGGTGATCAACTAACAATAAAcgaagaagatgatgataatGAAGTTACAATACAAAAAGTTAATAGTGAAGAGCAAAACGATACTGATAGCATAGAAAATCTTGCTCATTAGGACTAacaatacatttattttttccgTTTGAattggcttttttttttttataacgttgtttatattctaaaacatctataaatttgtaatttctcattttttactttttttttttacttgtgcGCAATGAACTGTGATAATAGAGTATTTCTGAAATCTCTTTTAACATTTCAACATTGAGGTCTTCaacttatattaatatatatataagggaACTTTCtcaaataattcatataataaacttaattatggTTTCCTTATATAGTAATCCCGTTGAGTTCTTACGCTTTCATATTGACAACTCAATTCATNAGTGGCCCGTGATTGGATTCTCCAAAAACGTACTCTTGAGTAACGTTTTACACCTAAAACGTTATTCATAGTTACGTTTATCCATTTAACGTCGCCAACCCGTTAACTTTTTGTCCGTTGaatttttataatgaaaatatcctaaaacgttaccatgaagtacgtttatactagttttgtgaaaaaaattaaaaacgtattattttgatgaattggtTTTAAAAATAGCTCATTTTGGTCAATCCTTCCTCCAGATTTCATCAAGTGGTCATGCTAGAGACATAAACAGCCTtggataattgaattatgaGATCGTTCCGAACGAGCTAAGAGAATCTTATTTATTCTCTTTCGTTTTGTTAATTGAAGAAATAATTGGAAAATCAAAAAGCAAGTACAAAAATGAGTGATAACCCCCAGTAGAGACTGGTACGATGAAATTCAACATTTTGTTCGTTCGGGTTTGATTGTGTCGTAGCTCTATAATTCGGGTGTTGTTTATCGTTGGATGAACTGCTTTTATGGGTTATAGTTACAATTTAAGCTGTTtcgaattgtataatttgcggaaatatttatataattcaacTTTCTTGTATAAACTCGAAATAACGTATTTATACGATTACAAACATCAGAAGTGAACACAGTTATACAAATCATATCATACAaaagttatacaaattatattatacaaattttgaatCATACAAACGtgtgaattatacaaaactaaaaagtTGAGCCGTTATTATAGCTAAAAGCAAGTGGCAGATTGTAATTAAGATAAAATAGTTATgttaactaattaactagtatatattTGCTTATACATGTATTTTCCATGAAAAGAACTCGTGTCAAATATTTTCCATTAAAAGAACTCATATTTTAAtaagacataatatataaatatgccctttaacttgtttcgaattacatttatgcccttcaactttgggtgtgtacaagtagacacttaaatttgtataaaattgaacaaatagacacacatgtcctacatgtcattttttgtcataCGTGGTATCCTACGtatattgtgtcatgtaggactcatgtgtttatttatttaaaagttggatagttaaagtgcttgtttgtgcattatgaaagttgaaggtcaaagttaaaatttgaagtcaaatttaggatctaatatatgtattatgccttttaaTAACTTGTACTTTAAATTTaagcaaataataaaatattaagagaAATAATAACTTGTACTTTAAATTTaagcaaataataaaatattaagagaAACTATGTATAATGAAAAGGAGTCgttataacaattaaaaaataataagttaatttaggAATTCAAGACAATAATTAGGATTCGAATTAAAGAGATTGCTAGTAAAGTTATAGAGAAGACCAGCTAATTccttattaaaatttttaaattaaaagttatgtatagtttagttttttcttctcGTGCGTATACTTAATTTCAgttacatttattttaaatcatattctAATAAAGTGAAATTATGCGATTAAGCaaatatgtattatttaattagtcactatatatatagttttcgTCAATAATCACTCATCACCAAGCACCAAACTTTTAGTGATAATTATGTCATCACTCGCTTTTTTCAGTTTGTTTGAGTGCGTAGattttttaacataatttcgtataatttttgtataatataatttttataactatttaaagtttaaatgtttgtgtttgtattaatttgttattgcgaatttatacaaaaataaatgcaAATCAATTAATATCAACCAATTTATactaatacaaaagaaaatgactcaattatacaaatatactcGTAAATTATATAAACGAAGTTGCTTATAGCACCTTAAATTATAGCTAAAGCTCATAAATATGTAaactattattaaataaaatagttatatttattataataactaTTTGCGAAAATTTGATAAACCATTTAGGTAGTAGGTACACCGCACACCAAGCAAGGACTTAATTCCAATTGAAAATAAAGGCATTAATTATCGGATTATGCTAAATGgatagaaaattttataaaaatttaaatattaataatattttttaatcttaaaataaaatcatttattatttatttatttattttaaaataaaataacatacttAAAACACTATTCTAACCAAACTTTGgccaaaaagattttttttaattgtcattattTACAGATAACTTggagaattttaatttttttctataatatgCGAAAATATTCATGTCTTTTTAGTTTCATCCCTATTCGTCCTGTAAAAGGTTAAAACACGCGCCGCCCAAATTCAAAGCTCCCGGCAACATGGGCCGAACCGGCGACGGCAGAGATCAACCGGCGGAACAGCCTTCTCGGTTATCAGCAATAAAAAGTAGAATTCGTCAACATGATATTGGTAAACATCGGAGCAAGAAGAAGCAAAGAGTATCAATACGTAAAACTGAGACTGAATCTGCAACCGTAACCCTAAATCATACTTCCACTTCTTATACACATTCATATGCAAATTCCTACTCATACTCATACAGTAGGGGCAAAGAAAAACGGCATAAAGGAAAAGCAAAGAGGGCAATTGCAGATGATAAACGCAAGTGGGTTTACTCTACTCACGACGTTTCCCCAAATCAAGGTTACCGATTGTCAATTGATAAGAAATTTCATCGGTTCTTCTATTTGTAGTCTTTAATGTGTCTGCAATCATATAcagtatttttttttgaatttggcAAATGTGTATCCGCCTTTATTGTGTCTGAATAATCATCTTAATTTTGCAGATAGAGTTATTCTTATGTCGTATAACATACTAGGGGTAAAAAATGCAGCAGCACATGAGGACCTGTACCGCAATGTCTCTCCAAAATATTTGGATTGGGACTACCGGAAGAAGCTCATATGCGAAGAAATTAGGGACTATAATCCGGATATAATGTGTTTCCAGGTAACTTTTAATTTCAAAGTTTGTAGCTTTCTGTATTTTATTCTTCATaaaagggaaggagaggaaAATAGAGCTAAGAAGTTAAGGAAGCCTACTGTATATTTATTCTTAAAAGATACACCCATGATTTGGTTCAGTGTGATAGAGGTTCGGATGCATTATTCATAGAGTTGGAAGTTGAAAACAACTGATTTCTCGATTATCCaaataaaaacatcataatGAAATTATTGTTTCACTATTTTCTCGCCGAGAATGTTTGAATTACTGTATGAACACATTATGTAGATGTTCAGCCATTTTAGAGGAACTTATTTCTTCTTGTAAACCTGCAGGAGGTTGACCGTTTTGATGATTTAGATTATCTCCTCCAGAAAGAGGGCTTTAAAGGGGTTTATCAGGTATGATGTAGTGGAACTTTTCTATGGATGACCTGTATGTTGAATTCTTTGTCacattttttaatcaaattgcgtatttctttttcctttactAGGCTCGTACAGGTGATGCAAGTGATGGCTGTGCAATATTCTGGAACAACAAGCTGTATGGTCTTTGATTCTTTCTTAATTTCTCTCTGATTTTGTTGCTGCTTACTAAGCTAGGTTCTTTTTATGGGAAATGAAGACCTGCTGGCAAAAGGTGCAGTTTTTGCTCGTCATTTTTGGCTACCTCTACGGAGATTGAAAACTGTCTGCTGCTAATTGTTTCCATTTCTTTCTTATCTAATTTATGCTACTTccaatttacaaatatatatctgGTTACAGATTTGACATTCTGCATGAGGAGAGCATAGAATTCCAGAATTTTAATCTACGCAATAATGTTTGCCAACTTTGTGTTTTTAAGGTAAATCTGCCATGCATTTCattattagtttctttttttttggggggttgGGGGGGGNNNNNNNNNNNNNNNNNNNNNNNNNNNNNNNNNNNNNNNNNNNNNNNNNNNNNNNNNNNNNNNNNNNNNNNNNNNNNNNNNNNNNNNNNNNNNNNNNNNNNNNNNNNNNNNNNNNNNNNNNNNNNNNNNNNNNNNNNNNNNNNNNNNNNNNNNNNNNNNNNNNNNNNNNNNNNNNNNNNNNNNNNNNNNNNNNNNNNNNNNNNNNNNNNNNNNNNNNNNNNNNNNNNNNNNNNNNNNNNNNNNNNNNNNNNNNNNNNNNNNNNNNNNNNNNNNNNNNNNNNNNNNNNNNNNNNNNNNNNNNNNNNNNNNNNNGGGGGGGCTTTGCACTAGGGATAATATTGCCCAGTGTAGTGATGATGTGCCTTAATTATTGGAGGCTTTGGTCTCTTTTAATTTGTCTGATATCTTTCTTTGGCACTTCCAGTGTGcttattattttgataagttACTAGACAATGTTACTTTTGGTAGTTTGTACTTAGCAGAATCAGCTGATCAAACAAATAGGTTTGCTGCAGTGCAGAACTACATGCCTTTTTCTGGATTTACTCTCTGTTTGAGACAACTGCATGTTAAGCTTCATTTTATCAGGcatttttaatcttatttaaAGAATAGGCTACTAATCTCAGAATAACGGTGTGATGTCATTACATGAATGCACTCTACACATGCTGCACATACTATGACATGACAGGATATATCATTTCATCATCTCTGTTCTGGACATTGATGTTGCATGAAATTTCTAAGACTATCATGCAAGCCTGTTCTTATTTCCCCTGCACACTACAAGATGGTCGCAAAGAGTTTATTTTACTCTAATGTTCAAATGGGGTCTACTTTGATGTGTAGTtcttttaattaacttttagaTGAATGTGAAAAGTTCAAGCAAGGATGTGAGTGCTACAAATTCGGAGTAAGTCtgctctattttattttattctcaaATGTTGAGTTTTGTATGATGCTGTGATTACTTAGTTTATGTAAGTTTTAGTTTCAGTTTCTCAATTCTGGTCAATATGTTATGGTTGCTCGAATGTTTGTGGTTAGGAGTGCATCCTCGCCAAGCTTTCTGGTTGGCAATATTCATGTACTCTACAACCCCAATCGTGGAGACATCAAATTGGGACAGGTATAAGTTTTAAGCAACAACTAATGTTTGATCGTTTTACGACGAATCAACTAGTACTTTGGATAATAGTATTGTCACTGAACACTTGGACGAATGTTCCGTTAACTTGGTTTTTTATATTACTGCCAGCACCAATATTCCATCCCCCTCCACCCCTTTTAAACCTCCCTTCCAAATAAAACTATCATTTTGTTAGGCACGCAGGACTGAATGGTATTTCGTCTCTTTTATGCTTGGAAGCTTTTTCCCTTTAATTTGAATAAAGCAGGATAAATTCTGCTTGGGGGTTGGTCTTAACTTTTCAATTCCTTAATCCTTACTAAAGCGTCTTCGCTTCACCTGATGGCTGATGCATGTTTACATCTGCCTCCTTAACAAAGACTAGTGGTGTGACTGTGTCACTGAATTTGGTTCTAGGAccaacaattttattttgacatttttatctGTCCTATAACATCTCTCTCTcactatttatttttgtaaggaGCGTCTCCAATAGGATTCTTAAAGCTTGCATTGCACTTCCCTTGTTTATTTTGCTTAATCATTAGTTGTTCTAAACTTATCCACTCttcatttgaaattaaattttatgaacTAAATCTTAAACTGGTTTCAAATGGTGATTCCGTAGTGAAAAAGTTTCAAAGAACTAGAAATAATCAGTTTACATGAAATGCGCATTATGAAGAGAATGTGGCTGATTGTGGGTTAACATGAAAAAATGTAGCTAGACTTATTGTTTTTCTGATCAAGAAGTCTTACCTAAACTTATTCGAAATAGACAACGTTCCTGTAGTTCAATCTTGAACTatgagaaaattttaaataagttataaatattttatcaggGAAAGTTTTAATAAAATTGGTTATAGCTGTTATGGATTAATTGATTCTTGCAACTTATTTTTTGATGTAATAGGTTAGACTCTTTCTTGAGAGTGCCCAGAGGCTATCTCATGAATGGGGTGATATACCAGTCGTGCTTGCTGGAGATCTAAATAGTATGCCTCAGGTAATTTACCTATCCTGGAAAGTTTTTTTGGAAATGTTATATTTTGAAGCTTGCAGATCTAATTTCC
This window encodes:
- the LOC107012457 gene encoding carbon catabolite repressor protein 4 homolog 5 isoform X1, with translation MGRTGDGRDQPAEQPSRLSAIKSRIRQHDIGKHRSKKKQRVSIRKTETESATVTLNHTSTSYTHSYANSYSYSYSRGKEKRHKGKAKRAIADDKRKWVYSTHDVSPNQDRVILMSYNILGVKNAAAHEDLYRNVSPKYLDWDYRKKLICEEIRDYNPDIMCFQEVDRFDDLDYLLQKEGFKGVYQARTGDASDGCAIFWNNKLPAGKRFDILHEESIEFQNFNLRNNVCQLCVFKMNVKSSSKDVSATNSESASSPSFLVGNIHVLYNPNRGDIKLGQVRLFLESAQRLSHEWGDIPVVLAGDLNSMPQSAMYQFFTSNKLDIQMHDRKQISGQIYPLQNRSFNPRLSYRWSNEELLLATGTGDSHLIHQLQLRSAYAGAPGSSRTRENSGEPLATSYHSKFLGTVDYIWHTTEFVPVRVLDTLPVDILRRTGGLPSEKWGSDHLSLVCELAFADEGSET
- the LOC107012457 gene encoding carbon catabolite repressor protein 4 homolog 5 isoform X2; translated protein: MGRTGDGRDQPAEQPSRLSAIKSRIRQHDIGKHRSKKKQRVSIRKTETESATVTLNHTSTSYTHSYANSYSYSYSRGKEKRHKGKAKRAIADDKRKWVYSTHDVSPNQDRVILMSYNILGVKNAAAHEDLYRNVSPKYLDWDYRKKLICEEIRDYNPDIMCFQEVDRFDDLDYLLQKEGFKGVYQARTGDASDGCAIFWNNKLFDILHEESIEFQNFNLRNNVCQLCVFKMNVKSSSKDVSATNSESASSPSFLVGNIHVLYNPNRGDIKLGQVRLFLESAQRLSHEWGDIPVVLAGDLNSMPQSAMYQFFTSNKLDIQMHDRKQISGQIYPLQNRSFNPRLSYRWSNEELLLATGTGDSHLIHQLQLRSAYAGAPGSSRTRENSGEPLATSYHSKFLGTVDYIWHTTEFVPVRVLDTLPVDILRRTGGLPSEKWGSDHLSLVCELAFADEGSET